Below is a window of Punica granatum isolate Tunisia-2019 unplaced genomic scaffold, ASM765513v2 Contig00018, whole genome shotgun sequence DNA.
CCATTTCGAGATTTGCTTCAAATTACATAGGGGCCACATGAGAATGCTTGGTCTGGAAATTGATCAGATTAAGTTCAAATTTCGGTGCATTATTTCTTCCCCCATCCCCCTCAATTCTGCTTTCTCGTTTACGGCTTTGTTTTAATCACAGGTGGCCACTTTAGCCCCGAACGTGCCTGCCATGTACGAGCTGCATTTCGCGGTGCCGATGGCTGGCGCTGTTCTCTGCACGCTAAATGCCCGCCATGACCCTGCAATGGTCTCGGTCCTATTGAGACATTCAGGGCGAAGCTCATCTTTGTGGACTATGAGTTGTATGAGATTGCCCGAAGGGCCCTTGACCTCATTGGAAAAACCGGAACGGAATTACCGGTCCTAGTTGTTATTTCCCAATTGGATGGCTCTGATTCACCCTCTTCTCATTCCGCTCACGAGTCGTACGAGGGGCTTGTTGCAGGTGGGCGCGATGACTTCGACGTGTTGAGACCCAATAGAGAGTGGGATCCGATAAGTATAAATTACACCTCTGGTACAACCTCAAGGCCTAAGGGTGTGGTGTATTGCCACAGAGGCGCTTATCTCAATTCCATCTCGACGTTCCTCCTCCATGGCATGGGGCCGCCACCCGTCAATTACCTGTGGACCGTCCCGATGTTCCATTGCAATGGATGGTGCCTCACTTGGGGCATGGCGGCCCTAGGAGGCACCAACATTAGCCTCCGGAAGGTCACTCCAAGGGCAATTTTCGACAATATAATCGACATGGGGTGACCCATATGGGCGGGGCCCCAACCGTCCTGAACATGATTGTGAATTCTCCAGCGTCTGATCGTCAGCCACTTCCCCATCCGGTGGTGGTCATGACCGGTGGCTCACCACCCCGCCTCAGATTCTCTCAGGGATGGCTGAGTTGGGATTCCAGGTTTCTCACCTATACGGCCTCACGGAGACTTACGGACCGGGGACATATTGTGACTGGAAGCCCGAGGGACTCACTGCCGAATGAAGAGAAATTTAGGATGAAGGCCCGACAAGGAGTTCAACATCTTGGGGGGACGAGGTTGATGTTCAGGACGCAATCACGATGAGTAGCATCCCGGCTGATGGGCAGACTATCGGAGAAGTAATGTTTAGGGGAAACACGGTAATGTGTGGATACTTGAAAGATCATGAAGAGACCAGGAAGGCCT
It encodes the following:
- the LOC116189781 gene encoding LOW QUALITY PROTEIN: probable acyl-activating enzyme 2 (The sequence of the model RefSeq protein was modified relative to this genomic sequence to represent the inferred CDS: inserted 7 bases in 6 codons; deleted 1 base in 1 codon), with product MEGLVRCSANHAPLSPISFLERSAKVHRDRTSLVYGRWSEYTXGETHARCVRLASALAQLGISRGDVVATLAPNVPAMYELHFAVPMAGAVLCTLNARHDPAMVSVLLRHXRAKLIFVDYELYEIARRALDLIGKTGTELPVLVVISQLDGSDSPSSHSAHESYEGLVAGGRDDFDVLRPNREWDPISINYTSGTTSRPKGVVYCHRGAYLNSISTFLLHGMGPPPVNYLWTVPMFHCNGWCLTWGMAALGGTNISLRKVTPRAIFDNIXRHGVTHMGGAPTVLNMIVNSPASDRQPLPHPVVVMTGGSXTPPQILSGMAELGFQVSHLYGLTETYGPGTYCDWKPEXDSLPNEEKFRMKARQGVQHLGXDEVDVQDAITMSSIPADGQTIGEVMFRGNTVMCGYLKDHEETRKAFEGGWFHSGDLAVKHPDGYLEVKDRLKDVIISGGENISSVE